The DNA segment TGACTATCCGCAACtgttacaaagaggaacacaacacgGACTTGGTCTCTTAGGGTTCTCtgatagaagtacaagtcaactatacagttggaacgcaactgcagaaagtgactgtccGCAACTGTACACGTGACAGTGCAGCAGACAGTGCAGCAGTTACTTCTCATTTGGAAGAAACatgtaccaagaattgacatcaccattgtgatgtcttttgtagtataacaacctggtgcaaggcaaaAAAGATTCACTTgtgcatttagtgatattctctcaagcattaaagtgttcatccggcattgaagtcactagtgtgtcaagaacaagaagacaactccactaaaggatcagtttcacaatgagCCTATatgtatccgtagttgagttgtaatcttgttatttgttcttcattgtaactcatatcttgctttcttagaagctatgTTTTAGGGAACCCAAAATCCGTAAActttctgagtttatgttgtgactaggtttagtcataagtttaaagtctttgtaactagagagtcacaaagtggcttatggtaaaagtatcacaagttagttaagttgaattctttgtaatagagtcattacaaagtgacttgtaatagtgagattacaagttagtgaagttgaaatcctacaagtgtaggtcgtggtttttgtccccttgtgtggaattttttcacgtaaaatccCTTGTCTCTTTTACTTACTGCTTCATAAGTATTCTCAATAGAAACCCATAAAGGATCAGgtgctctatagtttggtggactcatataagctatcaattttgaaactacacctcctaatattaaaataattagtCACTAATAAACTTGGCATATAATGAGTGACGCAATTAAAGTGATATTTCATTATTAAATGTGGTTATAAACTTATTATGTTTCTTAATCTTAAGTTGTAGTGGAGCTTACTATTTTATGTTTGAATTTGACATATGTTAAACTATTTGATTTTGTTGAAGTTAAAATTGTGTTATATTCATTGTTccaatttacttgttttagtagtattggctcatattgcatgttgttattttttttgttagaattgatagattagttttgtcaaatatttgaataatgttataatattatatttataaatattaatttattttatcaaacatgaaTTCCATGATGTTCTTACAAAACGTATGTTTTTAGTTTTTGTAAGTATCTAcactaaatattattaatttggaaaatatatataaattatttttacaatattagttataaatatatgattactaaTTAATTTATATTCACATAAAAATATACATCTTAAATACcaaatataatataatttatacaaaaatttataggcatatatttattatattaacttttatgttttgataattactTCATTTAAAACTTAATCTAACTGTGTAATTACATTTGTGCAACCAAACAATAAACTTGCAATTACACTGTGACAAACAAACATGTCGTAATTACTAGGTTGTGTAATTACTACCCTAGTAATTACACCAATTCCAATTACCTGGCGACTTTCCAAACAGACCCTTAATTAAAGAGTAAATTTCACATAACACCCTTAACCTTTAAGGTTTGAGAAACAACAAGACAATAAACTCCTAGGATCTTAAATCAACGGCCAAAACTGAGTTGGATCATTGTATGTACACTCAAAATGTGGAAAAAGTACCAAGCAAAGCTAAAGTTAGTATGGACTGGCCAGAAAATAGCTTTAGATTTCAGTGTATTATCATGCAGCTCAACAACTTAAAGACTACTACAAACAATAACCAATGGCTTAACTATTCAGAATACCCTCGTCACTTAGAAGATTTTCGACTTTAGACATCAGTGGCGAACGAGGACCAAAACATATAGTCGACAAAAATGCTCCATAGAGTAAGCAGTGAATACTAAGCTGGAATAGATTTACCTTCATCTCTCTGTGACATTGTACTGCTGCAAATCCGGAATCTGTTTCCTTTGCATTACCACTTGTAGCATGAGTTGCAAAATGAGTAACAGATGGCGTCCTACTCTCGAGCCATCTTAAATTAATGGGATCGACAACTTCTTTCAAGTAACCACCACCTTCCGCAATGATAAAACCCCAGATTTTTGGTGTTATATTGGTAACACAGTTCAGAAATTGGCTAGTTACCTCAGCAAATTCTGCATTTCGGTCATGAATATTTGTAAAAGTAACCCTAATCCTATCAAGCAGTGTGCATTTGCCACAAATTTGACATGACCAAAATGAAATTTCTTCAATGTGCCTCCCCTTTGGAAATGAGTTCCATATAGAGCTTTTGACAAGACTTAGTAAGGTCTCACCAGCAGTCGTCCAAAAATTTGACAAAGGCACCACGAGAGAAGATTCAGATTCAAATAGATGGTGGGTTGCACCTGCGAGCAACAAGGAATATGCTGCGCTCTTTCTGCTCATACGAAAAGCATCGTTTTGATGTTTATCGCATTCAGGATCTAGGGCCAGCAGGTCACTTTCATAGACTTTATATGCAGAAGCCAGTGTCATGTAGGCCTGCAAAGAGACATGGTGAAGAGGATGCAATCTGAAGAGTCGATGTAAATTTTCTCCATTTGGTGTCAGAACTACGTCGACGTGATCTTGAGTAAGCAGGATCTCGAGCTTCTCACAGCAACACTTGGGGTTACTAAATGACAGAAAGTCACTTATAGCATCATCCAAGCAATCCGCAAGCTTCTCCATTAAACGATCCCTATAAAAATGGTCACCAGAAGCCATATTTGAACAGTCGAGATTTAAAATTAAGATTTCCTACATAACAAAATTCGCAAGAGATGTTAGTGCTTGATATAAAGGCTTAGATACGCCAAAATTCTTAGGAGAAAAACAAGAAGGGGCAACGATCTTCAACTTGGCTTGATCAGTTCAAGGCAGTACTCGGCATACAAGAACACAAAAACTCccaaaaaaccaaaaaataaaatatgaacAATATGATGGAAAAGTACAAGAGAATATATAAACTAGATGTCTTAGCAGAATCTTAAAGCACCAGACAGGAAGTTTTTGGACTGTTTTAATTTTCTTATTGCTTTTGGTGATAATGAGATCTTTGCTAATATAAACATCTTGACAGTTTCTTGGTCTAGTCCTAGATGTATGTTCATGTCTCAGCATATATTGGGAAATTTACTAACCTCCCCCAACTTTAGAGCTGAAGTCTATAAATTGCTTGCTTTTATAAGGTTATACTAACTGTTATTTCTTTCGACTTCTGCTTTACCAAGATTTAACACATTAATTTCTCTGAAACAACATTTAAAGTCACCTCTCATCTGTACATACTTCTGCACACCCCTCTAACCAATGTTCTCAACCCATATGCTCTTACCTGCAGACAGTGATCTATATAAGATGTAGCCATTGCTTTACATCGTTTACAGCAGCAACTGAACCTGTACTTTGACCACAACTCTGATTGCCTCATCACCTGGAAGAAATTAAAATCACTTGAGAAAACTATTTGATTTCAGATGAACTTGAACTGATTATGGAGTaatattatttttcctttttttttctttttgatagtTGACAAATTTTACGTAGGACATAGAAAAGAACTCTCAGGAACTTAGTAACTGTCATCATTACAATATACTGGATTCTACAATTGAGAAAAATGTAAACAATCAGTAAGAACATAAATAAATCCAATTAACAACATCGCATTGGTATTATCCAAATCCTAACAAGCACTGAAACCAGCATTTCATTCTGTCACAGGAAAACTTACCTAAACTGGGAAGTATAAAAATAACAAGAGAAAACTTTCAGTTAAACGTGATTTCAAAGGTTCTCCATCAAGGAACATGTGATAAGAAACAGCAACACATTAATCAATTACTGAAACTACCCCAATTGATTGTCTATTTTAACCGGCATAGAGATTAACACT comes from the Nicotiana sylvestris chromosome 4, ASM39365v2, whole genome shotgun sequence genome and includes:
- the LOC104234489 gene encoding protein SET DOMAIN GROUP 41: MEIRANEEIPIGQDLTPPIPPLSLSLHHSILLSHCSSCFSPLPPSPFYPTYPNPDHFVRYCSLQCSSLDSPLHFSSSEFHFFHLFPQPLYTTSPTSTDLRLSLRLIHRFQEANVSFSNLERIGGLMTNFKKLTLLEEQQYYNDDDDGLSGRIRDGAKAMAVARRMRDGLDTNVELSAAEYAVEAAVLCLVLTNSVEVHDKDGRSIGVGVYDLAFSYVNHSCSPNASYRFCTAFDCGGELEFRICPAPSETCASGTESGSIINGSEACGPRIVLRSIKAIQKSEEVLITYTDLLQPKVMRQSELWSKYRFSCCCKRCKAMATSYIDHCLQEILILNLDCSNMASGDHFYRDRLMEKLADCLDDAISDFLSFSNPKCCCEKLEILLTQDHVDVVLTPNGENLHRLFRLHPLHHVSLQAYMTLASAYKVYESDLLALDPECDKHQNDAFRMSRKSAAYSLLLAGATHHLFESESSLVVPLSNFWTTAGETLLSLVKSSIWNSFPKGRHIEEISFWSCQICGKCTLLDRIRVTFTNIHDRNAEFAEVTSQFLNCVTNITPKIWGFIIAEGGGYLKEVVDPINLRWLESRTPSVTHFATHATSGNAKETDSGFAAVQCHREMKVNLFQLSIHCLLYGAFLSTICFGPRSPLMSKVENLLSDEGILNS